CCAACCATGTTTCAGGCATTTGTGATAACGTGCACCTTATAACTATTCTGGGACGCCGGCAAACACGTGAGGACTTTGTCAGAACCTGTCTGCGGCCAAACGTAAAGCCCACTTTTTTTTACAGAGACGATGCCACCACCACCATAAAGAGACGATATATTAATAATAAACAGATAAAACTTTTTGAAATCAACTATATAAATGATACATTTATTGATGAGGAACTTGAAAACACTATAAAGGCCTTTTTATTAACAATAATCAAAAACTACGACCTTGTGCTTGTCTCTGATTTCGGCCACGGGCTGGTAACAAAACAATTAATAGGATTTATAGAACAAAATGCCGGCACTCTTGCCGTCAACACCCAAACAAACGGAGCAAACGCCGGATATAACCTCATTACAAAGTATGGGCGCACAAGTTTTATTTGCCTTGACGGATATGAGGCACGCCTTGCTACTCAAATGAAGTATGAGGATTTCAGGGATGTTGCCGCCGCGCTGATGACAATAGTCAACACCGACCACCTGATAATTACAACCGGGGCTGCAGGCTCTTTGTGTATCAACAGTGGTGGAGTTATCAACATAACACCGGCTTTTGGTACAAATGTGGTTGACGTTATAGGGGCCGGGGACGCCTTTTTTTCATACGCCGCCCCTTGCTTTGCCGCCGCTATGCCGATGGAACTAGTCTCTTTTATCAGCAATGCCGTAGGCGCCATCGCCGTTGCCATTGTCGGGAATAAAAAACCTGTCGAAAAATTCGAATTGTTGGATTTTATTCAAAATTTGCTACAATAAACTCAGGTTGAAACAAACATGAATACTCAAACAGCCCAAAAATGCCACAATGATTTTAAGGCGGCCCTTGATTCCATCAAGGTAACATCTCATGACTCTTCGTCTTTAGAATTCATACCGGCAGTTGTAAGAGCCTGTGAACTCATAGCTTCTCAACACTCCATGGGCAACAAAGTAATGTTTATCGGCAACGGCGGCTCCGCCGCCGTTGCCTCTCATATGGCCATAGATTTCTGGAAAAACGGCCGCATTAAAGCTACGGCCTTTAACGATTCATCTCTCCTTACCTGCATAGCAAACGACTACGGCTACGAGTACGTGTTTGAAAAACCCATTGAGATGTTTGCCGATGAGGGAGATGTTCTGTTTGCCATAAGCAGCTCCGGTAATTCTAAAAATATCCTAAACGGCACCGACATGGCTGTTAAAAAGAACTGTGCCGTCATCACTCTCTCAGGATTTAAGGAGGAAAACCCCTTGCGTTTAAAAGGTGTTATAAATTTCTACGTTCCATCAAACATCTACGGGATAGTCGAGCTCGTTCACCAACACATCTGCCACCTCATTTTGGACACTATAATGGGCGGCGGTGCTTGTGGATAAGTACCGGATAGACAGCCACAAACTCATCTTCCACGTTGAGAGGGTTTCCAACTGGCTAAAAGACGGTGACATATATCCCATATATCTTGAAATCAGCCCCTCCGGTACCTGTAACCACAGATGCACTTTCTGCGGCCTTGACTTCATGGGTTACAAAAACCAGTTTATCAACACCGCTATCCTCACAGAGCGTATATCTGAAATGGCAACCCTCGGCATTAAGAGCATAAACTACGCCGGTGAGGGTGAACCGTTGCTGCACAAGAACATGCCCGAAATCATAGCACATACGAAAACCTCCGGCATTGACGTTGCCCTGACAACCAACGGCGTCCTCTTTAGCCCCGATGTCGCCTCTAAAACTCTTAAATACATGGAGTGGATAAAGGTCAGTATCGCCGCCGGCACAAAACAAACTTATGCCAAAATCCACCGCACCAAAGAGGACGACTTCAACAGGGTTATCAATAATATGACCGCCGCCGCCGTAATAAAAAACAACAACAACTACAAGTGCACACTCGGAATGCAAATGCTCTGCCTGCCTGAAAACCACAACGAAGCAGTCACACTCGCTCAAATTGCGCAAAACATCGGAATGGATTATCTCGTTATTAAACCCTACTCACACCACCCCCATAGCACTCACCACAAGTACAAAGACGTCCATTACACAGACTACCTGCACCTTGCCGATGAATTAAATAAATACAGTACAGAAAACTTCAGTGTCATCTTCCGGATCAATACTATGAAAAAATGGGACGCCGGCCACAGACCCTACGAACGCTGCTGTGCTCTGCCCTTTTGGGCATACATCGACTCCGCAGGCGGCCTCTGGAGCTGCCTTGAACACCTCAATGACGACCGCTTCCTATACGGTAACATCACCCAAAACTCATTTGAGGATATATGGCAAAGCCCAC
This genomic window from Nitrospirae bacterium YQR-1 contains:
- a CDS encoding bifunctional ADP-heptose synthase; the protein is MDCNVYPEHVKAYLRDFSKIYPFDYIKDRLNSLKGCKVLIIGDGIVDEYCYCETMGKSPKSQVIVNRFNNEEVFAGGAFAIANHVSGICDNVHLITILGRRQTREDFVRTCLRPNVKPTFFYRDDATTTIKRRYINNKQIKLFEINYINDTFIDEELENTIKAFLLTIIKNYDLVLVSDFGHGLVTKQLIGFIEQNAGTLAVNTQTNGANAGYNLITKYGRTSFICLDGYEARLATQMKYEDFRDVAAALMTIVNTDHLIITTGAAGSLCINSGGVINITPAFGTNVVDVIGAGDAFFSYAAPCFAAAMPMELVSFISNAVGAIAVAIVGNKKPVEKFELLDFIQNLLQ
- a CDS encoding SIS domain-containing protein, with translation MNTQTAQKCHNDFKAALDSIKVTSHDSSSLEFIPAVVRACELIASQHSMGNKVMFIGNGGSAAVASHMAIDFWKNGRIKATAFNDSSLLTCIANDYGYEYVFEKPIEMFADEGDVLFAISSSGNSKNILNGTDMAVKKNCAVITLSGFKEENPLRLKGVINFYVPSNIYGIVELVHQHICHLILDTIMGGGACG
- a CDS encoding radical SAM protein; amino-acid sequence: MDKYRIDSHKLIFHVERVSNWLKDGDIYPIYLEISPSGTCNHRCTFCGLDFMGYKNQFINTAILTERISEMATLGIKSINYAGEGEPLLHKNMPEIIAHTKTSGIDVALTTNGVLFSPDVASKTLKYMEWIKVSIAAGTKQTYAKIHRTKEDDFNRVINNMTAAAVIKNNNNYKCTLGMQMLCLPENHNEAVTLAQIAQNIGMDYLVIKPYSHHPHSTHHKYKDVHYTDYLHLADELNKYSTENFSVIFRINTMKKWDAGHRPYERCCALPFWAYIDSAGGLWSCLEHLNDDRFLYGNITQNSFEDIWQSPRRQNVLKMVNTKLNINECRLNCRMDSVNSYLWELLHPPAHVNFI